From the Xyrauchen texanus isolate HMW12.3.18 chromosome 49, RBS_HiC_50CHRs, whole genome shotgun sequence genome, one window contains:
- the LOC127640693 gene encoding leucine-rich repeat-containing protein 4C-like, which translates to MINKMTSSRMQQTMSGPRWNRTLSDPLFVLLLALQLLVVAGLVRAQTCPSVCSCSNQFSKVICTRRGLRDVPDGISTNTRYLNLQENLIQVIKVDSFKHLRHLEILQLSKNHIRNIEIGAFNGLANLNTLELFDNRLTTIPNGAFEYLSKLKELWLRNNPVESIPSYAFNRVPSLRRLDLGELKRLSYISEGAFEGLSNLRYLNLGMCNLKEIPNLIPLVRLDELEMSGNQLSIIRPGSFKGLIHLQKLWMMHAQIQTIERNAFDDLQSLVELNLAHNNLTLLPHDLFTPLHHLERVHLHHNPWNCNCDILWLSWWLKEMVPANTSCCARCSSPASHKGRYIGELDQNYFHCYAPVIVEPPADLNVTEGMAAELKCRANSLTSVSWITPNGSIMTHGAYKVRISVLNDGTLNFTNVTMQDTGTYICMVSNSAGNTTASATLNVSSTENSSFSYFTTVTVETTETAHDEGHPTVQQKGGPTPASGIWETSPPSFSTTTTARTSLSTKATEKTYTIPVTALSDGSLNTLDEVMKTTKIIIGCFVAITLMAAVMLIIFYKMRKQHHHQNHHAPTRTNEIINVDEDCVAGGPTMEGHLTLPPLEHEHLNHYNAYKTAYNHASTINSIHSSAHEPLLIRASSKDNVQETQI; encoded by the coding sequence ATGATAAACAAGATGACCTCCTCCCGGATGCAGCAGACGATGAGTGGTCCTAGGTGGAACCGGACCCTGTCCGACCCATTGTTCGTGCTGTTGCTGGCTCTGCAGCTTTTGGTGGTGGCCGGCCTGGTGCGAGCGCAGACCTGCCCTTCCGTCTGCTCATGTAGCAACCAGTTCAGCAAGGTCATCTGTACGCGCCGTGGTCTTCGAGATGTACCCGATGGAATTTCAACCAACACAAGGTACCTGAACCTTCAGGAGAACCTCATTCAGGTGATCAAGGTAGACAGCTTCAAGCATCTGAGACATCTGGAGATCTTGCAGCTCAGCAAAAACCATATCCGCAACATTGAAATTGGAGCTTTCAATGGCCTAGCCAATCTCAACACTCTGGAGCTGTTTGATAATCGACTTACCACAATCCCCAATGGTGCTTTTGAGTACTTGTCCAAACTTAAGGAGCTTTGGCTGAGGAATAACCCAGTAGAGAGTATACCCTCCTATGCCTTCAACCGTGTCCCATCTCTGCGAAGGCTGGACTTGGGTGAGCTGAAACGGCTCTCGTATATCTCAGAAGGTGCCTTTGAAGGCCTTAGCAACTTGCGGTACCTGAATCTGGGCATGTGCAACCTGAAAGAGATCCCCAACCTCATTCCGCTAGTCCGGTTGGATGAGTTGGAGATGTCTGGAAACCAGCTCTCGATAATTAGGCCAGGGTCTTTCAAGGGCCTCATCCACTTACAGAAGCTTTGGATGATGCATGCTCAGATCCAGACAATTGAGAGAAATGCCTTTGATGACCTTCAGTCCCTTGTGGAGTTAAATCTAGCCCACAACAACCTTACCCTTCTGCCCCATGACCTCTTCACTCCATTGCACCATTTAGAAAGAGTACACTTACACCACAACCCCTGGAATTGCAACTGTGACATCCTCTGGCTCAGTTGGTGGCTCAAGGAGATGGTTCCAGCGAATACCAGTTGCTGTGCTCGATGTTCTTCACCTGCcagccacaaggggcgctatattGGCGAACTGGACCAGAACTATTTCCATTGTTATGCACCGGTGATCGTGGAGCCGCCAGCCGATCTCAATGTAACCGAGGGCATGGCTGCAGAACTGAAATGCAGAGCGAATTCTTTGACCTCAGTCAGCTGGATCACCCCCAATGGGTCCATCATGACGCATGGGGCATACAAGGTACGCATTTCCGTCCTCAATGATGGGACATTAAACTTTACCAATGTCACAATGCAAGACACAGGAACGTACATCTGTATGGTGAGCAACTCTGCAGGCAACACGACAGCCTCAGCCACACTCAATGTGTCCTCAACGGAGAACAGTAGCTTTAGTTACTTTACTACAGTCACAGTTGAGACCACAGAAACGGCACATGATGAGGGCCACCCAACGGTACAGCAGAAGGGGGGTCCCACCCCTGCCTCTGGAATTTGGGAAACATCCCCACCTTCCTTCAGTACCACGACTACTGCACGGACCTCGTTGTCCACCAAGGCCACAGAGAAGACCTACACCATTCCTGTCACAGCCCTGAGTGATGGATCACTCAACACTTTGGATGAGGTGATGAAGACCACCAAGATCATCATTGGATGCTTTGTGGCCATCACTCTGATGGCAGCCGTCATGCTaatcatattttataaaatgcGCAAACAGCATCACCATCAGAACCACCATGCTCCAACACGAACCAATGAAATCATCAATGTAGATGAGGACTGCGTAGCGGGTGGACCTACCATGGAAGGTCACCTTACTCTTCCCCCACTTGAGCATGAGCACCTGAATCATTACAATGCCTACAAGACTGCATACAACCACGCCTCCACCATCAATTCTATACATAGCTCCGCCCACGAACCTTTGCTAATTCGGGCCAGCTCAAAAGACAATGTACAAGAAACGCAGATCTAA